The genomic segment CGTTCCTCGTCGGTACTTTTTATAGGGCTGTAGAGCTGGTCGCCGCAGGCGCGGCCGAAGGCCCCAAAGCCGCACGATTTCCGTGCTGGGCTCACACGATTTCCGACAGAAAGAAAAAACTTGGGGCGCTCTGTATTTTTCACTAAGATGGTGTATTCTTTCTCAGTGAATCCGAACCCTCGGAATGGAGAACGATGTACATGAAACTCATGAAGATTACCGCGCTGAGCCTTGTGATGGGCGCTGTGGCGCTTGCGGGATGCGGTGGTGGGAGCGCCGGAAGCTCCGTCGTAACCGGCAGCCGCGCGACAATTCTACTGACCGATAGCCCCCGCGAGGACTACGGCCATGTCTGGGCGACGATCTATCATGTGGAGCTGACTCCCCAGGGCGGCGGGGCTCCGGTCGTGGTCTTCGATAACAGCGCGGGCGTACTGATCGACCTGCGCACCCTCCGAGATGCGAGCGGCGCACGCTACTCCTTCCTGAGTAGCGCCAGTGTCCCCGCCGGAACCTACACCGGAGTGAGCGTCACCGTGGGCTCGACCATGCAGCTGATCAAGACCGGCCAGACCACGGGGACATCGCTGACCGTCGATGCGAGTGTCGCCCGTGATGCCAATGGCAACGCGGTGATCCCGGTGACCTTCCGCTCCCCCAAGACCATTAGCAGCACCGCAACCAATGTCTGTATCGACTTCGACCTGGCACGCTTTGTGATCTCAGGGAGCAAGATCCTGCCCTCCGTGGTCGAGGGCGACGGTGCAGGGCTCAGCGACCCGGCCCGTCATGAGAAAGACGACTACCACGGGACCATCAGTGGCCTTGCGGGAACTGCACCTAACTACACCTTCACGCTGACCATGGGGAGCGGCCAGACAGTCGCGGTGACCACGACTGCCGCCACGGCTCTCTATGGTGCGGCCCTGACCGAAGGAGCCCGTGTCGAGGTCGAGGGAACCCTGGATACCACCGCCCAGACCCTGGTTGCCACCAAGCTTGAGGTGCGTGGCACGGGGAGCAGCTCCGATGACCGCAAGACGCCCCGTGCGGCAGGGACAGCATCGGCACTGAATGCGAGTGCGGGGACCTTTACCCTGACCATCAAGCGCGCCGGGGGCTTCACGGTCTCGGGGACCACGGTCAATGTGGTGACCAATGCCTCGACGGTCTTCCGTGGGGACAAGGGCGCAACCCTGGCCGCCGCGGACTTCTACACCGCGCTGGCAACCACCCCCAATGTTGGAGTCGAGGGCACCTACGATGCAACGACCAACACACTGACCGCCACAAAAGCACGTGCCTTCGATCCTACCAAGGACGGCCCGGGTAAGGTCGGGGAGGCCCATAGCTTCCGTGACGCCGCCGAGCGTGGCGGTGGCGGCGATGCCATCAACGACCACGGCTGGGGAAATGACTCCCTGCGTGGTGGTCGCGGCGGTAGCGACGACTAGCCTTCGCGTTTTACAGTTGCCTCTAACACTTCCTCCGTCGGGCCTGACAGTCTCTGTCAGGCCCTTTTTTTTACCGTCTGCGGCGCAAGCCATAAGGGAGCAAGAGACCCCCTAGCCCAAGAAGTGCCAGTGTCCCAGGCTCGGGCGATGAGGCGGTGGGGACGATGGTCTCAAACTGCACCACGAGTGCGTAGGAGTTTGTGCTTGTCGTGGTGGTGGTGCTCCCAACCACACCCGCTGTCTGGCGGTACTCCGCCCGGGAGGGAATGGCACTTCCTGACCCTTGAGCTGCATCCCAGAGGAGGGTGTCTCCGCCGCCTGCGCTGTGGCTGACAGTCAGCAAGAGATCTCCCCCCAGGTAGGTATAAGGAGTCGTGAAGTCGATCAGAGGACCAAAGGAGCTAGGGCTGGTGTCGCTTGGAAAGCTTCCTGCCGCCCAGAAGAGCGAGCCCGACCGTGCCTGGATCGTGTCTGCCCCTAAGTTATCCGCGATGGTTGCACTAAGGCTCCCCGGGGTGCGGGTTGAGGTGCCGATACGGACATCAAAGGTCGCAAAGTTGTAGCTCGCCGACGAAAGGGCGTGCCAGCCACCATCGGCGCGGAAGCGCATCCCCGTGAGCTGGGTGCCAGGAACGAGGCTCGTCAAGAGGCTACTCGCATAGACCTGCTGGTAGGTAACAGAGAATGTCGGGGTGATCAGATAGCTGCTGTTGCCCTCTGCATTGGTGAACGCGCTGGGAACGACAGCCGTGCCCGCATAGGCTGTGGGGGCTAGGAGAGTTAGTGTTGCGAGTGCGGTGGTCAGGTGTGTGATAGAGAGGGAGCGCACGAGATCGTTACCTTTCAGGGCCTCTTGAGATCTGAAACGTCTTGGTCGGATAAGGCTAGGTAATTATAGCAGTTCTTTGTACAATGGGTGTCCGTGCCAGCACCTCATTTTAGAGGGTGGGTTTCGAGGCGTCGCACAATCGCCGTGAGAGGAAGTGTCATGGCGAGGTAGATCACGGCGACCGCCAGATAGATCGTGGTCGGGGCACCTGCGGTCGTGGCGAGCTCTTTTCCGACACGCATGAGCTCCGTGAGCGCCACGACCGAGACCAGCGACGAGTCCTTCAGCAGCGCGACTGCCTCGTTGGTGAGGGGAGGCAGAACCCGCTGGAAGGTCTGGGGCAGGATGACGAAGCGCATGGCCTGGCCGCTGGTCATGCCGAGCGCCCGCGCGGCCTCGCGCTGGCCGGTATCGATGCTCTCTATTCCCGCCCGGAAGATCTCACTGGCATAGGCCGCTGCATTGAGCGAGAGCGCCATCACGCCCGCCACAAACGGATTGAGCGAGATTCCCACGGCGGGGAAGACAAAGTAGATGACGTAGATCTGCATCAGCAAGGGAGTTCCGCGCACGGCCTCGACATAGGCAATCGCCAGGGTCCGTAGCGGTGCGACTCGCCCCAGCCGCACCAGCGCGATCCCGAGGCCCAGCGGCACCCCCAGCACCAGCGTGATCAGGGTCAGCTCCAGGGTCAGTAGCGCACCCTTGAGCAGGAGCGGGAGAGACTGGAGCAGGAGCTTTGGGCGGATGGTCAGCGCCCCGCCTTGGGCAGGAGCACCTGCCTCCACCGCGACCGCTTTGGTTGCTGTGGTCAGGAGCTCTGCGGGAATCGGCGTCCCATCGCCCTTGACCGCCTCCAGCTTGGCGATACCTGCCAAGGTAAACGGCTTGTGCATCCACTTCTCATAGATGCGAGCGTAGCGGCCATCAACCACGATACGCTCCAGCGCCAGGTTCAGTGCCGCTAAGAGCGTGAGCGCGTCTTTCTTGGCGACAATTCCCAGGTTCTCCTCGACAAACGGCCCGCCGGGAGCCAGCTCCAGCTCGGGGTAGCCCTTTCGGATGATCTCTGCCAGCGCGGGCTCATCGCCCACCGCCACGTCGGACTTGCCGTTTTTGACGTCCATCAGGCCGTCTTGCAGGGTATCGAAGCGGTGCAGGCGCTCCTTGGGGACTCCTGCTTTCTCCATCGCAAACTGCCCCGTGGTCTCTTGCTGCACCGCCGCCGTGCGCCCTTCGGGAAGGATATCGCTGGGTTTGGCAAAGCTCGTGCCTTTCTTACGCGCGATCACCTGCCCCGAGAGGAAGTAGGGGCGCGTGAAGCCATTGCCTTTCTTGCGCTCCGCCGTGATGGTCACCCCCGAGATCACCAGGTCGCACTTCTGGGTCTCGACCGCCGCAAAGACCCCCGACCACTCCATCGAGACCAGCTCTACCTGCACACCCAGCTCGCGCCCCAGCTCTGCGGCAAGCTCGGCATCGAATCCCACCACTTTCCCGTTCTCCATGTACTCAAAGGGCGGGTAGGTCGCATCGGTGGCGAGCTTCAGCACACCGCGCGCCTTCACCCGCGCCAGCGAGTCATCGTTTCGGGCAAGAGTCGGAAGGGCAAGGCAGAGAGTCAAGAGAGCGAGGAGAGAGCGAAGCATGGTGCATTTTACCTGAACGCTCCCGAAGCGACCTCCGCCGGCGATATAATGCCAACCAGGAGGAAGCACCAATGCCACAGACGATCCCTGCCCCCGCAAGTTTTGAAGAGCGACTGGAAAAGTACTTGAATCGGCCTCAGGAAGAAATTGAGGCCATGCACCATGAACGCCGGAGTAAAATTATTCCTGGCCGTCCACTTCCCGAAGGCAAAACTCTCACCGATGTTTTTGTCGGCTGTATGGCAGACATTGACGATGATGACACTGAGATTTTAGCAGCTCTTGAAGAACTCTCATGAGCCTTTTGTTACTAGATACCAATATCCTAATTCATGGCGCACGCCGCAGTGATGTCTGGGCACAGATTGTTTCTCTCTGTGATCCGATGCTTGCTCTACCAATCCCTCTTGTCCATATTGTTTCGCATGGCGAGTCCCTCTCATTTGCGGAGCAACGTAGCTGGGGAGAAGAACGCCGCAAACAGCTTACCTACTTGTTGGGCTACTTCGAGATGATCACAATTGATCCTCTTGATCTCGATTCATATGCCCTATTGGATAGTTACAGTCGTCGCAAAGGTTTTCGTATGGGCAAAAACGATCTCTGGATTGCTGCTGCGGCCCATACCTCGGGCGCGACTATTGTCACTACTGACAGAGATTTTGATCATCTGGACGGTAAGTTTCTTCAGCGTCTGTGGATTGATCCCACTACCCCTTGATCGTCATCAGGGGGGTGAGCTCGGCGACGGGCTGGGCGATCTGTGCGCCGTGGAGGGTCTCGACGATGGGGCCGATTCCTTTGAAGGCGTAGGGGGCTTCCTGGCGGATCTCATCGAGCTTTTTCTCCACAATGTCGCGGCGGCTCTTGACATCCTGCCGGCGCAGGTCTGTCGGAGTGACGATACGAAAGCGCTCTAGGAACGCCTGAAACTCTGCTTCGTGGCCGTGGAGCGCATCGCCGCGGGAGAGGGCGCGGCCGGCACCGTGGCTGGCGCTACTCAGCGACTCGGGGTTGCCGCGCCCGGCAAGGAGAAAGCTGCTCGTGCCCATAGAACCGGGGACCAGAACGGGCTCGCCCGTGTAGGCAAACTCCGTACCCGCCATTGTCTCGTAGCCGCGCGCCGGACACGCGCCCTTGCGGTGGAGTACTTGGCCGCTTGCCTCGCGCCAGAGGTAGTTGTGGGGAGCGTCGTAGAGCAGCGACGATTCGCTCTCGCCGCAGACCGTAAAGAGGCCGCGTAGGGCGATCAGGGCGAGAAACATCCGGTTGGCAAAGGCGAAGCTGGCCGCGTTGTGGAAGGCGTCCCAGAAGAGCGCTGCCTCGGCACGAAAGCGCTCGCCCTCGGGGAGGAGGAAGATGCCGTTGGCGGGATGCTTGAGTGTCGCGGGGTAGAGCT from the Armatimonas rosea genome contains:
- a CDS encoding DUF4382 domain-containing protein, whose product is MKLMKITALSLVMGAVALAGCGGGSAGSSVVTGSRATILLTDSPREDYGHVWATIYHVELTPQGGGAPVVVFDNSAGVLIDLRTLRDASGARYSFLSSASVPAGTYTGVSVTVGSTMQLIKTGQTTGTSLTVDASVARDANGNAVIPVTFRSPKTISSTATNVCIDFDLARFVISGSKILPSVVEGDGAGLSDPARHEKDDYHGTISGLAGTAPNYTFTLTMGSGQTVAVTTTAATALYGAALTEGARVEVEGTLDTTAQTLVATKLEVRGTGSSSDDRKTPRAAGTASALNASAGTFTLTIKRAGGFTVSGTTVNVVTNASTVFRGDKGATLAAADFYTALATTPNVGVEGTYDATTNTLTATKARAFDPTKDGPGKVGEAHSFRDAAERGGGGDAINDHGWGNDSLRGGRGGSDD
- a CDS encoding PEP-CTERM sorting domain-containing protein (PEP-CTERM proteins occur, often in large numbers, in the proteomes of bacteria that also encode an exosortase, a predicted intramembrane cysteine proteinase. The presence of a PEP-CTERM domain at a protein's C-terminus predicts cleavage within the sorting domain, followed by covalent anchoring to some some component of the (usually Gram-negative) cell surface. Many PEP-CTERM proteins exhibit an unusual sequence composition that includes large numbers of potential glycosylation sites. Expression of one such protein has been shown restore the ability of a bacterium to form floc, a type of biofilm.), producing the protein MRSLSITHLTTALATLTLLAPTAYAGTAVVPSAFTNAEGNSSYLITPTFSVTYQQVYASSLLTSLVPGTQLTGMRFRADGGWHALSSASYNFATFDVRIGTSTRTPGSLSATIADNLGADTIQARSGSLFWAAGSFPSDTSPSSFGPLIDFTTPYTYLGGDLLLTVSHSAGGGDTLLWDAAQGSGSAIPSRAEYRQTAGVVGSTTTTTSTNSYALVVQFETIVPTASSPEPGTLALLGLGGLLLPYGLRRRR
- a CDS encoding ABC transporter substrate-binding protein/permease — encoded protein: MLRSLLALLTLCLALPTLARNDDSLARVKARGVLKLATDATYPPFEYMENGKVVGFDAELAAELGRELGVQVELVSMEWSGVFAAVETQKCDLVISGVTITAERKKGNGFTRPYFLSGQVIARKKGTSFAKPSDILPEGRTAAVQQETTGQFAMEKAGVPKERLHRFDTLQDGLMDVKNGKSDVAVGDEPALAEIIRKGYPELELAPGGPFVEENLGIVAKKDALTLLAALNLALERIVVDGRYARIYEKWMHKPFTLAGIAKLEAVKGDGTPIPAELLTTATKAVAVEAGAPAQGGALTIRPKLLLQSLPLLLKGALLTLELTLITLVLGVPLGLGIALVRLGRVAPLRTLAIAYVEAVRGTPLLMQIYVIYFVFPAVGISLNPFVAGVMALSLNAAAYASEIFRAGIESIDTGQREAARALGMTSGQAMRFVILPQTFQRVLPPLTNEAVALLKDSSLVSVVALTELMRVGKELATTAGAPTTIYLAVAVIYLAMTLPLTAIVRRLETHPLK
- a CDS encoding type II toxin-antitoxin system VapC family toxin; its protein translation is MSLLLLDTNILIHGARRSDVWAQIVSLCDPMLALPIPLVHIVSHGESLSFAEQRSWGEERRKQLTYLLGYFEMITIDPLDLDSYALLDSYSRRKGFRMGKNDLWIAAAAHTSGATIVTTDRDFDHLDGKFLQRLWIDPTTP